In one window of Erythrolamprus reginae isolate rEryReg1 chromosome 1, rEryReg1.hap1, whole genome shotgun sequence DNA:
- the SGTA gene encoding small glutamine-rich tetratricopeptide repeat-containing protein alpha, translating into MAEQKRLAFAIIEFLQGQLQHGGLSADAQESLEVAIQCLETAFGVSVDDKGLAISQKLPEIFEAAAAKEPLQSCPLAEPAPPSEEEVAEAERLKTEGNERMKEENFQSAVAFYGRAIELNPSNAVYYCNRAAAYSKLGNYAGAVRDCERAIRIDPKYSKAYGRMGLALSSLNKLSEAVFYYQKALELDPENETYKSNLKVTEQKMKEVPSPTGSAGGFDLAGLLNNPGFRSMATNLMNNPQVQQLMSGMVSSSQSPPAAPGASPAPHDLASLIQAGQQFAQQMQQQNPELIEQLRSQIRSRTPSASNEEQQE; encoded by the exons ATGGCGGAGCAGAAGCGCTTGGCCTTCGCCATCATCGAGTTCCTGCAGGGGCAGCTGCAGCACGGGGGGCTCTCCGCCGACGCCCAGGAGAGCCTGGAAG TGGCCATCCAGTGCCTGGAGACGGCCTTCGGGGTGTCCGTGGACGACAAGGGCCTGGCCATCTCCCAGAAGCTCCCGGAGATCTTTGAAGCCGCTGCGGCCAAG gagcccttgcagagctgCCCCCTCGCTGAGCCTGCCCCTCCCTCCGAAGAAGAGGTGGCCGAAGCAGAGAGGCTGAAAACGGAAG gaaacgaGCGGATGAAAGAGGAGAACTTCCAAAGTGCCGTCGCCTTCTACGGAAGGGCCATCGAGCTCAACCCCTCCAACGCCGTCTATTACTGCAAccg gGCTGCCGCTTACAGCAAACTGGGGAACTACGCGGGGGCCGTCAGGGACTGCGAGAGAGCCATCCGCATCGACCCCAAGTACAGCAAAGCCTACGGGAGGATGGG GTTGGCCCTGTCCAGCCTGAACAAGCTCTCGGAGGCCGTCTTCTACTACCAGAAGGCCCTGGAGCTGGACCCAGAGAACGAGACCTACAAGTCCAACCTGAAGGTCACTGAGCAGAAGATGAAGGAGGTCCCCAGCCCG ACGGGCAGCGCTGGAGGGTTTGACCTGGCTGGGCTGCTCAACAACCCCGGCTTCAGGAGCATG gCCACCAACCTGATGAACAACCCGCAGGTGCAGCAACT CATGTCTGGGATGGTGTCCAGCAGCCAGAGCCCCCCAGCCGCCCCCGGAGCCAGCCCTGCCCCCCACGACCTGGCCAGTCTCATCCAAGC AGGTCAGCAGTTTGCTcagcagatgcagcagcaaaaccCGGAGCTCATAGAACAGCTACGAAGCCAGATCCGGAGCCGGACCCCCAGCGCCAGCAACGAAGAGCAGCAGGAATGA